One Tachysurus vachellii isolate PV-2020 chromosome 14, HZAU_Pvac_v1, whole genome shotgun sequence genomic window, GGTATTGAAGACCCAAATAAGCCTTGCCTCTTTAAACTACAAGCTAATTAATTTTAGGGCAAATATGAAGATTGAGAGCAGCTTTACCCTAACTGAGGGCAGAaccaaaatgtaaaaacaagtaGTTAGACTTGTTAAAAGGTctaatcaactgtccttttcctcacatgttgctaTGTGCATGCTGCTTCTGTAAAATAGCAGAAGGGTTTGGTTGTTTTCATCCACACAGTCTGCTCAGGTGTTTGAAAACTTGACTGCAGCCGCAATTCACCCTCTTTAAATTATCCAAAATGCAGTAGAGTGACTTGTTTTTCCACCTGcatgaagacctacctcttcctgaaatatttGAACTTGCacatatgtatttttaaaaaaaaaaaatagtgctaTAATTCCTGCTAACAGTTTTCAAACTTATGCcctaaatgtacagtactgtaggtctatagtagatttattttaatgaattcagTATTAAGGTTAGAAACACTtgtaaacattataaaataactCCTCCAGACTGAATCCAAACAGTAAAGTGGGCCATAACACTTCTTCAgtagggtctctctctctctctcaaagtgAGCACATATCTGCACTCTAAACATTATGCAAGTATGCATACACCTTCGTGACTCAAACATCCTGTGATTTTCCAGTTCTCTCAACAACAGAGACGTCTATCATTAGTGATATAGTGCATCTACATACAATTCCTCCGTCTGACATTTTTGAGCAAGTGCTCCAGCCAGCTCAGCCCAGCTACTTCCTCTCAGCTCTCAATTGTCCTGTGATCAATCCTAGAGAATTCCTACAACTAGAGAGTAAAAATAGCTCCTTCATGTCTAGTGTATTTGACTGTATAATGTCTTCCTGACTCAATCTTCAAAGAATCTGTATGCAGAAGTTTAGGGGAAGATAAACTGTATTCAGATTTTGAGAAGCTTAAATGAAGGTAAAAGCGTAAAAAGAGCAGGTCTAAGAACAACGCCCCAAAAGGAAGTCAAGGGAGATTTCAGAAAAAAGTCTCATTATATAAGTGAGCAGAGTGTGACCTAAAATGGAAAATGAACgagaataatttttttcatgtatGTATTTCTGGCTTTGAGCTCAGTCTTTGACCTTAAGAGGAATACAGCATAATTTTCTACATTATAAAGAAATCCAGAAAGATGATTCAGATCAAGCTGTTTATTATCCAGTCTCACatactggacaaaaaaaaaaaagaaaaaaaaaaaaagttccacttttttttttttaataattattatactcattctttttaaacatcatGTTAGCAGgccatttcattcattaaattcaGTTCTGCCACAGTCTGAGTAGGtcagtattacacacacacacaaaaaaaaattgcacatatCTACTTCAAAACAAGATAGAGACAAAAAGATCAAAATATCAAGTCAAGACTTAACATCTTATACAGATATACTTATTTAATTTCacaaaaatgcataaatattcattacacaaatgtacaaaaatacttgtactttttttttgttgttcaaatATACTCTAACAAGCACAGATACCAGAGCAGGGGCGATGGATATGAGGTCTCGAAGAGAAGCTTCTTAGAAGGATTAGTCCATAATGGACAATTTTACAGTCACaatcataaagaataaaaaaaaaattatttaacccAGTGCATGTGGAAtttgtttaacaaaaacaaaaaaaacaaaaaacaaaacaaaaggagacTCGATAGTAACAAGATGTAGACCTCTACCTTGCAGGTAACATCAGGTGTGTCAAACAAGATCTTCACAGAAGCGAGAACGCTAAAGAGCGCGACCAAATGGAGGAAACACAAGgagggggaaaaacaaaacaaaccaaacctgACAACTTTGCATTCTACATTTCATGCCATATGATATACTTCAACATGCATAATGATTATCCCCTttcccccccaaacacacacaaccaacagAGAGCAGCAAGAACATTTCAACTTGCACATGATTGGCTCGTCACAGGTGTGGCTTTGAATAGTAGAGACTGTACCATTAGCCCATGAGGCCTCAGCTGTACACAACATTCGGTTTTATTTATGCTCAGGGTCCTTCGGTGAAGAGTTTTTTCCAGAATCGATTTATACGATCCATTTATACACTattttgttgctgctgttgatAATATACCTGACAGTATTAAATGTTGATCCCAGCACACATTACTGAGAGGGGCTGAGGGATGGAGGGACGAACCTGCATGTActaaacagcacacacacacagagagagagagagagagagagagagagagagagagagagagagagagagagagtgtagtgaaccaagagaaacacaaacaagtcCATGTTCACACAGTCACAAAATCAAATCCAAAGCTCAGCAGATTTAGAGATACTTACTCTTCTACAATTAACAGAATTGACGGGATTTCCATCCTGGCTGCGTAGTGTCAGAGGGCGAGGGGTACCAGCGCATCTGTGAGAAAGAACAGCAGCTCAGAGCCCAGAAAGatcacacattttaataaatctaaGTGGTGATGTGGGTtttttggaaaagaaaacagtGGGTAGTCAatatttgtgtgtctctctctcacacacacatttatatttacgtGTTTATATTTACCATTAGTTCTAGGTTAAAAgctaatataaaataagaatagTTTCACGAGAAGACATTGCTAGTATGCTCTGAAAAGTATGTTGATGAGATGTGTCACAAAGCATCATTCCATACCTTTAAATcaataattcatatttatacACAGGTACTTGCTTTAGTTTAATCAATATCCAGACATTTTACTTAATTCAATGACTACGTCACTAGTCACTGTTAACAAAACAGGATAACAAAAGAGTAACATGGAggcataatgtttttttttttgggtacaCTCTTTCAAATGCAGTGGTTGAAAATGACATCCCTTTAGAGGCCAGTGGACCTGAGCTGGTCAGTTCTAAACATATCTATATTTTGCTTGTGGGATACAGTGGACACTGGTGTgggataaagaaaaaacataagaGGATAATATCAATATTGTGTTAAATTAGGTCACAAATGAcctctattttctttattataaattcAGGACACAGTATTGAGTTTGTTTTGTAGACATTAATCAAACTCATTTTTAAACTAAATCTTAGGTCAACACTATTGTTAGCAAATCATTCACTAGACTCAACATCTTTCATCTGGTTCGCTCTTATGTTACGTTCAGATGCACAGCGACTCTCAGTGATAGTTGTGGTGCTAGACGGTCatgtcattcattttttaaggAGAGCTAGTGGTCACCAAGTTGAAGTTTATGCAGATACTGGGCGATTAATTGGTAAATTGTAAGTGAACAGTAGAAATCATGTGATATGCTGTAGAGTggacactgcttctccttcatcttgtaTGATGCAAACAAACTACactaaattctttttttaattttcttttacacaaacaccaaatcttcCTCCGGAATGTTTCAATTTATCTGTAAGAAAACAGATTTCGAACGCTAGTTGTTCCACCCATGGAAAAAtgctgttactatggcaaccagtagtaggagcGCTTACTGGCAAATGGAGACTTATGTGCACGTAGCTTTACTGCAACTGATCCTCACCAAAGATAGGAAAATCCACAAGCTTGCTATATACACTAGTCAACATTTGAAATGGATCAAAACCTTCCATCAAAGTTATCCTAAAACCAAAATGTGTTTTCACAATTCATGCAGGTTTATTATTAGTCAATGCTGTCATTAATGAAATGTCATCATTCATGGTTTTGATGGTCTCTAGGCATGATTGTCTTTAGTTACCAATTGACCGGTCACAGGTGTCAGTCATTGGGAACTGGTCATCATTTAAGGCTCTGAAAGCTTCACTTGAGGTCAGAAAGCATTGAAAATGCCACGCTTAGTAAGATTGCAGGATTCTGACCTCAACGGGGCCATTGGAATGCTGCCAGGAGGCATGACTCAGCGTGAAGCTGCAGATGCAGTGAGAACATCTCAAACTGTCATTTCCTTCAGGAACCCGTGTGAAGCTGCAAACAGTGTTGCTGGAGGAATGGGAAGCCATCCCTCAACAGAATATCTAAAAACTCATCTCAAGCATGCACAGGCAATGCGAGGCTGTCAGAAGTGGTAACACTGACTACTGGCTGGTTGTCTCAATGCATAATGTTTGTTGTTTCTGACTTGTTAACTTGTTTGTCGTACTTGTTAAACCATGCAATTcatgtttgtttaacattatgAACAATGTTTGATCTGCTGTAACATGTGAAATAACATCTTGTTTTGCTGAAATGGAAAAAGCTCTCTTTCCTGTTTTGGGTCCAGCTTCAAGCCCTGATGATCCACACAGAGcgattacagtacagtactgcACTGCAGGCAATAACGTGCAAGAGGCATTTCCAGTCCATTGTGACTTTAGGTGAATCACAGAAGTACCGAACAACCAAGTTTTTTTTGGTGCACTCTGGTCTTCAAGAATATGTGACAAGCCAGCTTGTGCCAATCAATCATGTCTGGGCACCATCAAAAGTCATGAGGCATGAAATTCCACTGATTAATTGCAGACTTATACATGAATTTTGAACAATATCCGTTCTTGTTTTAGGACAAATTTATGAACttttttattccactttaaATCTTGACTACTGTATTTTCCATCCCGTGAAACACACCGAAACCTAACCAGTGATACCACAGTCACTAGGCAGACTACAACAGGATCAGAGTAACTTGTTCTTATCCGAGTTTAGCAAAGATTGTGTCCTTCCTTATACAAAGTTAAAATGACGGCACCTTCAcacaaaagcattaaaaatgcaTCAGGAAGTCATTCTAAACTAGACTTCATTTAGTGAACACTCTTGACCCTGAAAACTATTTAACCTTGCAGTGAAGGTTTAGACTTTGGATCAATATagctgtacatttttattcccCCCTCAAGTCAGAGCTTTGTGATATGTTTAGCTTTAACCTGTCCATGTGATTTTAGCAACAGATTAGACTAACTACCAATCTTCTTTAGTCTCCAACTCCCCTAGCCCCTGCCCTCAGAGGTCAAGGCCTTTCACAATACATCAGCACTCACACCAGACCACTCGCTGTGTCCAAACGCAGGTTAAATGATCAAACATCCACTAAAGGCAATAATTTGtgcttaaaataaagaaaaacactgcaGGGTTGTAGAACAGTTTCTAAATAAGAATGATGGAGCAGCCAGGTTTAAGTGAGATTTGACAAAACCACTTTGTGACCTTACTTCTACTGTACATTGCCATGTTGTCATTGCAACAGAAGGCACAATTTGCCTGTTTAATCAATAAACCCGATCAGTCCAGACTGAACGAATCTGCTACACCAGTCACATTCAATTACACATGGCAGTGAacagcattaaatattaaaacagagTCTTAAGCAGGATTGTAAAATCAGTTTTTCTGGCTCAGATACCATTTCATTAAtttgataattaaataataaaatacataagtGACATGATCtttaaaatgaggaaaaaaaatttaaaaaaatattttattgaagcTCAGTGTTATAAAAAACAATTCTGTGGCTGCACTACAATGTAGTATATAGACTGAAAGCTGTATTTGTATGTAGAACAAAAGTCATCACAGCTTCTTTCTGTTTTAGTAGCTTGTAAAAAATCCAAACATGCCTTTTGGCTAATGTTTAACTGGCCCCCACCGGGCCACAGATTCACTCAACAACCAATGTATAATCCAAGCGGAGACacaattaaaaacagattttctcTGTTGTGAAACCCTTAGCAACACTGGCAAatggagaattttttttccttgagaGATATATTGGGAAAGAAGGAACGTTACTCACTCTCAGAGGACTGCTAACAGACAACACTGAAATCAGTGATATTATTATGAAGTTGGAACAGTGACACTGATCTTCACAGCAGAAGTGTAATATACATGAGTCTGTTTGGAACGAGGCAGAGATTGATCAAGCCTCATTCGAATGGAGAAAGCTTCCAGAAGACGTCGCTCTATGAGAGTAGATCTGCTCATTCGTTCCTTTGTTCCTCGGTCAATGATGCATGATGTTTTAGTAAGAAATAAGACCTGTTCAAACTAAAGGGGCAGCTGGTGTACAGGCTCATCAATACATGTACAGCATGTGGTTGTAAGGAAAAGAACAGGAACACACTGTTTGCTCCCTCACCTGGGCATGCAGGGCAGCGGCAGCTGCAGCGGCTGCAGGGTAGGTGAAGGCGGTGTGTGGCAGGCCAGGGGTTAGCTCAGTGGCGTAGAGGGGATACGGTGTCCATGCCTCTGGGGATGCTGGGATCAGTGCAGCACCAGTTAGATCATCTaagtaaaacaacaaacattagGAACAGCCAGTCTCACGCAATCTGAAGTGAGCACCATCTACATCTCGTTATTTTTCCTCCACAAAGGAGGAATGGAGAAATTAACAGAATTAAAAGAAATTCccctttatacagtacatatcaaATGAACCTGTGAactgttttacacacaacaaCTCACACTGGAGATGACCATCACTTTTTCTGCAACTGAGGATCAGGCAGTACTgatattgttttctttaaaaactatCAAGCtcaattttttatcttttacacAAAAACTCTTACACAAACTGTAACTAAAATAATGTCTGCCTATATAATAAATGCAAAGCACAAACCTAAATATCAAAATCAATCCCAAATATTAAATCAATcctaacaaaaagaaaaatcagttgCTTCTGTTCATATCTAAATAGCATTGTACGCTTAGCATGATGGAGCTCTGGCAGAATGTTGAAGAAAAATGTGCACAAGTGTGcatttaaagccagactggcaTACTCACATGGATCACGTGCAATAAAGTGAGCCCCGAGAGCTGGGTGCAGGCTTGAGGGATTCGGTGTGCCCATCAGCTTACTCTTTGCCATCTTGGTGTTAGCCTTAGCAAACTCCAGACGCAGTGTCTGGGGGTTCTCCGGGTCAAAGCGAATccccttattttatttaaaaaaaataaaaaaaaatacaggacagTGTAGCAGACCAAAAGGGTTTGAGGGTCAGTGCATAGTGAGTGTGATCTCAGGGCCACACTAATGAAGAGTGAAAGCAGTGTGGTTCAAACCATAACCATTTGCTAATAATTGCTAGAAAAGCAGAATGTTAACAGTAacagtcatttttattctggCTGCAGAACCATGTGAAAATAGCAGATTGATCAGTTTGTTTAGGGCCACGGCAGTGATTAAGTTATGAGGTATCAGAGACTGTGAGACGATGTGCCCTTTTCAAGCTTAACAGATACAGAAGACATCTGCTGTATTTTGACAGCACTGAGGGCTTTTAAATCTAAGCCAACAACCCAGTGACGTCATGGAACTTTCCACTTTTAGGGACTGAAAACGAAGCAAACTTATTTAGGCACGAAAGGCATTGAGTCATTGAGTCAAACTTTAAGATGCGAGATATGGTGCACAAGCTGGGGAGCTGAATCAATAATTCAGTATTCACTgccacacacatttacttacaGACGACTGAACGGTTACTTACATTTAATGCGTTTTTAGCTGCTTCGGCTCCAGACCTGCTGTCAAAGGTAACAAAGCCAACgggctgagagagaaagacggaggTTTAGATTGATGAATTAATCATGTAGAATCCTTccatttaatatttacacagtAATTCACAAATAATACCTGCTTCGAAGTTAGTTTTATAAGTGAGCCTTCATATccctgaaaaaaattaaaataaatcagaaacacAATTATATTTTTGGGTAAACATGACTCTTTACAGAATATAGTCTGTTAACTGACAGACTATACATAAATATagctgatacacacagacagacccttAAATATACATCATGAAATATTCCAGAGAAGAAGAAGCATGTTACTTCAGAGCACTCAGTTTTTTGAATACCTTGAACGGCCTGAACAGCAGGTACAACTCCCTTGGCTTGATGTCTACAGGCAGACCACTGACAAAAAGTGTTCGTACCTAGAAAATGAAAATGCCTCAGTattcacagaacacacacatgcaaattaaTCCTTTATGTTTGAGTATGCAATGGGCTAATAAGAGTCTTGAAGTGTGCTTTCACTGTGAATTTGATTTTGTGGAACAGTACCAGTacctgaaaaaatataaaatatactgtttatTAATCAAGTTTTAAACTACCTTCAGTCCTGCCCGCTTGCAACTTTTCCCTTCCTATTTTCTCAGAAACTCTCTCCATTTTCTGCAGCTTTTGTTCAGTATTTAAGATTGACTGTACACTGAAATCATGAGAAACTGTGTTAGTTAAGTGAAGACATTAAGTGTGCGAACGGCTACCAAGTGTGAGTGAGCGAACCGAGcgtgaaaaagtgttttgtgGATGCAAGAATCTCTCTACGGGGAACGAAAAAGAAATTCTGCTTCAATACAGTGGAAGGCAGAAAAGTCTAATTTCACTACAAAATGAATCAGATGAAGCAAATAGTGAAATAGTGATTGGAAAGGCTATAAAAGAGGCTCAGTGGGAAATCTACTGagcacaaaagaaaaatgttgatTTATACACATTTGTGAAAAGTATACATAAAAAACAGGAACGGTGGCGCGCACTTGTgccagatattaaaaaaaaaataaataaaatactgtacacatactTGAGCACGAATATTTTATAGGTTTCTTTCTTAATCTTGCCTTGAGAGgggaggaaataaaacacaaaaacacagtgttGACTGCTGGAGTCCATCCATATATTACCTTTAGCTTTACAAAGATATTGGTGGAAATTAgtttgctcaaaaaaaaaaaacccacacatttCAAGCCTGACAATTCAGCTCAAGCCTCACATTTGGAAATGCATCATTTCCGCCACATACAGGACGCACTGGAACAAAGTCATCATTTCCTTCATTTGAGAGGACACTAAAGCCTGGACCAAGGCAGGGATGTTCTCAAAGTGAGTCAGCGCGAGTGAGCCAACAAACACTGGACACAAAGGTTAAAGCCATCTCTAGTATTTCTGACCTTTTTCAAATGGAATCCACTGTAAAAGTTGAGCAATACGTTTTGTGACAATGAACGAAAAAAAAGCTTAACGACTGCAGAAACTgctggataaatgaatgaatcacgaCAAACGTATTGCTTCATGTTCATAATTCCACGTCTTCTCCACTTCAAGACTCAAAAACAAGTCACACACCTGTTACAGCCAGAACACACTTGTGAGACTTGGAGGAGAGCATGCAGCATCTGGCCTGATTTTAGCAGAGCTCTAGCACCACAATATCTTCACCATAAAAAACTAACTCTACAAAATAACTCCACAGATACTAAGGATCATTTCTACCTAGAACCATGATGACAAACCAAAACTGCAGAACTGTACAGGAACAAGAAAAAGTACAACAGATCAACTGTTAATCCAAGACAAATTGAGTTTATGACCAGTATAAAATGCAGTGCAATATAATCGTCGTGTAGCTACAAGGTGCCTTGATCCacaggtttttttaaaaaaaaaaaaaaaaaagacagactgcAGTCCTGGAGAGACACTGGTGGCGTTTGGTCTCCTACAAAATAATGGAAAaactaaaacagcagaaatgtaGCAGGAAATCCCCCCCTCCAGTGCAGGGCCAAAGTTGACAGGAAGACTGGACAAGGTTTCAGTACCTTCAGCCATGTTATTTGCAGCTTTACTGTCAATGAGCATTTGAACCCTAAGCACAGTTGACTATGAGCTAACAGACATTCAGCTTAACACCGCTCACACATGCTATATCTTTTAAACATATTTGCTGTTCAGAGTAACGTTAAATTAGTTATTACTCAATGAGCTGGGTCAGTTAAGGAAGATGCTTAATCAAAGCCATCaggaaattattaa contains:
- the rbpms2a gene encoding RNA-binding protein, mRNA-processing factor 2a; this translates as MSLKSDSEPNNNVSLEEEVRTLFVSGLPVDIKPRELYLLFRPFKGYEGSLIKLTSKQPVGFVTFDSRSGAEAAKNALNGIRFDPENPQTLRLEFAKANTKMAKSKLMGTPNPSSLHPALGAHFIARDPYDLTGAALIPASPEAWTPYPLYATELTPGLPHTAFTYPAAAAAAAALHAQMRWYPSPSDTTQPGWKSRQFC